One Gimesia aquarii DNA segment encodes these proteins:
- a CDS encoding AAA family ATPase, translated as MSDQDDQLMIQEDDEAQRDLEAQAIRGLANAYLLMRDEIGKVIIGQTEVVDEILISLFSRGHCLLVGVPGLAKTLLVSTIAKILHLSFRRIQFTPDLMPSDITGTDVLQDDPETGHRTFQFMQGPLFTNVLLADEINRTPPKTQAALLEAMQERHVTVGTNTYRLSEPFFVLATQNPIEQEGTYPLPEAQLDRFMFNIVVNYPSAAEELMILKQTTSSQQPHLEAALTGRQILALQEVVRKVPVAEHVFVYARDLVRATRPAEGTAPKFVKEYLSWGAGPRAGQFLILGAKARAILEGRFHVSTEDVKSVAHAVLRHRIVTTFQADSKGLTQDDIIDMLIEHVPNQLKAQAQEAVKG; from the coding sequence ATGAGCGACCAAGATGATCAACTGATGATTCAGGAAGATGATGAAGCACAACGAGATCTGGAGGCACAAGCCATCCGCGGTCTCGCAAATGCCTACTTGTTGATGCGCGACGAGATCGGCAAAGTGATTATTGGCCAGACTGAAGTGGTAGACGAAATTCTGATTTCACTATTCAGTCGCGGTCATTGTCTGCTGGTGGGCGTCCCTGGTCTGGCAAAGACGTTACTCGTGAGTACAATTGCCAAAATTCTACATCTCTCTTTCCGCAGAATTCAGTTTACCCCCGACTTAATGCCGTCAGATATTACCGGAACAGATGTTTTGCAAGATGATCCTGAAACAGGACATCGTACCTTTCAGTTCATGCAGGGACCGCTCTTTACAAATGTGTTACTGGCAGACGAAATCAATCGAACGCCTCCGAAAACTCAGGCCGCTTTATTGGAGGCGATGCAAGAACGACACGTGACTGTCGGCACAAATACCTATCGTCTCTCAGAACCATTTTTTGTATTAGCGACACAGAATCCGATCGAGCAGGAAGGAACTTATCCACTTCCTGAAGCACAGCTAGACCGATTCATGTTCAATATTGTCGTTAATTATCCTTCTGCTGCAGAAGAATTGATGATCCTGAAACAGACAACCAGCAGTCAGCAACCCCACCTGGAAGCTGCCTTGACTGGTCGGCAGATCCTGGCGCTGCAGGAAGTTGTTCGCAAAGTACCTGTCGCTGAACATGTCTTTGTCTATGCCCGCGACCTGGTAAGAGCAACTCGCCCTGCAGAAGGAACTGCGCCGAAGTTTGTCAAAGAATATTTATCCTGGGGAGCAGGTCCGCGGGCTGGTCAGTTCTTAATTCTGGGCGCCAAAGCCAGAGCGATTCTGGAAGGACGATTCCATGTTTCCACAGAAGATGTGAAGTCGGTCGCACATGCCGTCCTCAGACATCGAATTGTGACAACATTTCAGGCGGACAGTAAAGGACTCACTCAGGATGATATTATAGATATGCTGATTGAACATGTTCCCAATCAGCTCAAAGCGCAGGCGCAAGAAGCCGTCAAAGGATAA